One stretch of Novosphingobium pentaromativorans US6-1 DNA includes these proteins:
- a CDS encoding lytic transglycosylase domain-containing protein, translating to MRLKWAVVAGATTGFGSVLPAHAQEMEPPLMTVASELTTDGFRVAEGTDGFLLVEHGIWRKPPTASPEPPATDAGRTYLPYRYPKPQGSAPSGFRRASYLPHVYAAEAQYSLPSGLLDALVWTESRYNPMAISKAGAAGLGQLMPGTARDLGVSNRFDPKANILGAARYLRQMLDKFGVVHLALAAYNAGPGAVERAGGIPRNGETPAYVREVLRHWRF from the coding sequence ATGAGACTGAAATGGGCAGTAGTTGCAGGGGCAACGACAGGATTTGGGTCCGTCCTCCCCGCTCACGCGCAGGAGATGGAGCCCCCTCTGATGACCGTTGCCTCGGAGTTGACGACCGACGGCTTCCGCGTTGCAGAAGGGACTGATGGCTTCCTTCTCGTCGAACATGGCATTTGGAGAAAGCCTCCAACGGCCTCGCCCGAGCCGCCGGCTACCGATGCGGGTCGAACCTATCTGCCCTATCGATATCCAAAGCCCCAAGGCAGCGCGCCATCGGGATTCCGTCGGGCAAGCTACCTTCCTCATGTTTACGCTGCTGAGGCTCAATACTCGCTACCAAGCGGCCTTCTCGACGCTCTTGTATGGACGGAATCACGATATAACCCGATGGCCATCAGCAAGGCCGGGGCCGCAGGTTTGGGGCAATTGATGCCAGGGACAGCGCGGGACCTTGGCGTTTCAAATCGCTTCGATCCCAAGGCGAACATCTTGGGTGCGGCCCGATACCTACGCCAGATGCTTGACAAGTTCGGGGTAGTTCATCTGGCCCTCGCTGCCTACAACGCAGGTCCAGGTGCCGTCGAGCGCGCAGGCGGTATTCCTCGCAATGGCGAGACGCCGGCCTATGTGCGCGAAGTGCTGCGCCATTGGCGTTTTTGA
- a CDS encoding DUF5818 domain-containing protein: MSAGRIRVSGILSRGRRGMFLTTTDEVVWIIESEEPECEFVGSAVIVEGVVAGRDRLRADWIGPV; the protein is encoded by the coding sequence GTGAGCGCGGGTCGAATACGCGTCTCGGGAATTTTAAGCCGCGGTAGACGCGGGATGTTCCTGACCACGACAGACGAAGTCGTCTGGATCATCGAGAGCGAAGAACCCGAATGCGAATTCGTCGGATCAGCGGTGATTGTCGAGGGGGTTGTTGCAGGTCGAGATCGTTTGCGCGCAGACTGGATTGGACCGGTCTGA
- a CDS encoding tyrosine-type recombinase/integrase — protein MPLTEIQARNSKPRERAYKMADGEGLFLFVQPNGSKLWRMKYRFAGKEKLLSFGAYPDLGIAAARDKRTAAKALLAEGKDPMKSKGEVISQEGATFFEVAKRWHENRKSALNAAHAERVWSRMERDVFPVIGEKLVNEITAPDVLAMIRKIEARGALDISRRAKQGVGQVFQFAIACGLASNDPTTHLRGALKPRPRVKHMSRLPLSELPGFIEKLHAYQEEGERRSAITRDAVLFALLTWVRTKELRFAAKSEFEDLCGKSPVWRIPAERMKMGREHLVPLSQQATHIAKSMIAAAPGEFLFPGNGPNKPLSENTMIYALYRLGYHSRQTVHGFRGLASTWANEQLVEFGKPPMWIRKYHEDWVELQLAHSEKNDVRGAYNAAEYLAPRRRMMQDWADYLSGGKVIDIKKAGKRAA, from the coding sequence ATGCCTCTCACGGAGATTCAGGCCCGAAATTCCAAGCCACGCGAGCGCGCCTACAAGATGGCCGACGGGGAGGGCTTATTCCTGTTCGTACAGCCGAACGGGTCAAAGTTATGGCGGATGAAGTACCGCTTCGCGGGCAAGGAGAAGTTGCTCTCGTTCGGCGCTTACCCAGATCTCGGGATAGCTGCCGCGCGCGACAAGCGCACAGCCGCAAAGGCGTTGCTAGCCGAGGGCAAGGATCCAATGAAATCCAAGGGAGAAGTGATCTCGCAGGAAGGAGCCACCTTCTTCGAGGTCGCAAAGCGCTGGCATGAAAATCGAAAAAGCGCGTTGAATGCCGCGCACGCCGAACGCGTCTGGTCGCGCATGGAAAGGGACGTCTTTCCAGTCATCGGCGAGAAACTCGTGAATGAAATCACGGCACCCGACGTCCTGGCAATGATCCGCAAGATCGAAGCAAGAGGCGCGCTCGATATCAGCCGGCGTGCGAAACAAGGGGTGGGGCAAGTCTTCCAGTTCGCAATCGCGTGTGGTCTGGCCTCGAACGATCCGACGACGCATTTGCGCGGGGCTCTAAAGCCGCGACCAAGAGTGAAGCATATGAGCCGGCTGCCGCTCAGCGAGTTGCCCGGATTCATCGAGAAGCTGCATGCCTACCAGGAAGAGGGCGAACGACGGTCCGCGATCACCCGTGACGCAGTTCTCTTTGCGCTCCTGACTTGGGTTCGAACCAAGGAACTGCGTTTCGCCGCCAAATCCGAGTTTGAAGACCTGTGCGGAAAATCACCTGTCTGGAGGATACCAGCCGAGCGAATGAAGATGGGACGAGAGCATTTGGTACCCCTCTCGCAGCAGGCAACGCACATCGCGAAATCCATGATAGCAGCAGCGCCTGGCGAGTTTCTCTTCCCGGGCAACGGCCCGAACAAGCCGCTTTCAGAGAACACAATGATCTACGCGCTCTATCGCCTCGGATACCACAGCCGCCAAACCGTACACGGCTTCCGGGGCTTGGCGAGCACTTGGGCCAATGAGCAGTTGGTCGAGTTCGGTAAGCCGCCCATGTGGATCAGGAAATACCATGAGGATTGGGTCGAACTACAGCTCGCGCATTCGGAGAAAAACGACGTGCGTGGAGCTTACAATGCCGCTGAATACCTGGCTCCTCGGCGCCGGATGATGCAGGACTGGGCTGACTATCTGAGCGGCGGGAAGGTGATCGACATCAAGAAGGCAGGGAAGCGCGCAGCCTGA
- a CDS encoding 2'-5' RNA ligase family protein — protein MGANLPGQALSPERKPGAPLLVTAELPGDVLSWADGLRRAHYPPERNRLRAHVTLFHALPATVEEELVQVLKDLSASPPPSARMTGLMKLGHGTALALESPEVVELHGVIAERMHGLLTHQDARPLRLHITIQNKVTGEAARALQAELAPQLQPFAFRFRGFGLYAWEDGLWREIRTIPFRG, from the coding sequence ATCGGCGCGAACCTGCCCGGACAAGCCCTTAGTCCCGAGCGCAAGCCCGGCGCGCCCCTGCTGGTCACGGCCGAACTCCCGGGCGACGTCCTCTCGTGGGCCGATGGCCTGCGCCGCGCCCACTACCCGCCCGAACGCAATCGCCTGCGGGCTCATGTCACGCTATTCCACGCTCTGCCGGCCACTGTGGAGGAGGAACTTGTGCAGGTCCTCAAGGACCTCTCCGCAAGCCCGCCGCCGAGCGCTCGCATGACCGGCCTGATGAAGCTGGGACATGGCACGGCGCTTGCGCTCGAGTCTCCCGAGGTGGTCGAATTGCACGGCGTGATCGCTGAACGCATGCATGGCCTGCTGACGCATCAGGACGCTCGCCCGCTGCGTCTTCACATCACGATCCAGAACAAGGTTACGGGCGAAGCGGCGAGGGCCCTGCAAGCCGAACTGGCCCCCCAATTGCAGCCCTTCGCTTTCCGTTTCCGCGGCTTTGGACTCTATGCCTGGGAAGACGGCTTGTGGCGCGAAATCAGGACGATTCCTTTTCGCGGATAA
- the mltG gene encoding endolytic transglycosylase MltG, with amino-acid sequence MMSRRGWVLAAVLAAAVLLALWSFLGGWFGSGPLEKDRNFIVPAGASLTAVAERLEEQGVIRSASGFALRARIFGGGGAIKAGEFAIPAHASPSRVLGIITSDDVIRRYVTIPEGMPSIMVQERLMATPELTGEVPVPEEGSVLPDSYAYQSGDSREDVLRRMQAAMTRTLKEEWGKRGKDLVVKTPEEALILASIVEKETGKASERRMVAGLYSNRLREGMLLQADPTIIYPITRGKPLGRRILQSEIQAVNDYNTYTMVGLPRHPITNPGRASIEAVLHPARTDALYMVADGTGGHAFAATLAEHNDNVKKWFAIRRQRGEL; translated from the coding sequence ATGATGTCCCGGCGCGGATGGGTTCTGGCCGCGGTGCTTGCCGCGGCCGTCCTCCTGGCTCTCTGGAGCTTCCTGGGCGGCTGGTTCGGTTCCGGCCCTCTGGAGAAGGACCGCAACTTCATCGTGCCTGCGGGCGCCAGCCTGACGGCAGTTGCGGAAAGGCTGGAAGAGCAGGGCGTGATCCGCTCCGCTTCCGGCTTCGCGCTGCGTGCGCGGATCTTCGGCGGCGGCGGCGCCATCAAGGCCGGCGAGTTCGCCATCCCCGCCCATGCCAGCCCCTCGCGGGTGCTCGGCATCATCACCAGCGATGACGTGATCCGCCGCTATGTCACCATCCCCGAGGGCATGCCCTCGATCATGGTGCAGGAGCGGCTGATGGCGACGCCGGAACTGACCGGCGAAGTGCCGGTGCCCGAAGAGGGCTCGGTGCTGCCCGACAGCTATGCCTACCAGTCGGGCGACAGCCGGGAGGACGTTCTGCGCCGCATGCAGGCCGCGATGACCCGCACGCTCAAGGAGGAGTGGGGCAAGCGCGGCAAGGACCTTGTGGTGAAGACGCCCGAGGAAGCTCTGATCCTCGCCTCGATCGTCGAGAAGGAGACCGGCAAGGCTTCCGAGCGGCGCATGGTGGCCGGCCTCTATTCCAATCGGCTGCGCGAAGGCATGCTCTTGCAGGCGGACCCGACGATCATCTACCCGATCACCAGGGGCAAGCCGCTGGGCCGCCGCATCCTCCAGTCGGAAATCCAGGCGGTCAACGACTACAATACCTACACGATGGTCGGCCTGCCCAGGCATCCGATCACCAATCCCGGCCGCGCTTCGATCGAGGCTGTGTTGCATCCGGCCAGGACCGATGCGCTCTACATGGTTGCGGACGGTACCGGGGGCCATGCTTTCGCCGCGACTTTGGCCGAGCATAACGACAACGTGAAGAAGTGGTTCGCGATCCGTCGCCAGCGCGGTGAACTCTGA
- the fabF gene encoding beta-ketoacyl-ACP synthase II, with the protein MRRVVVTGLGLVTPLGADVETTWANILAGKSGAGPITKFDASDQKCRIACEVKPADHEYGFDASKRVDHKVQRQVDPFIVFGIDAAGQAIEDAGLADMDEETRLMAGCSIGSGIGGLPGIESESLVLAEKGPSRVSPHFVHGRLINLISGQVSIKYGLMGPNHAVVTACSTGAHSIGDAARMIKDGDANIMLAGGAESTICPIGIAGFAQARALSTNFNDDPSKASRPYDQARDGFVMGEGAGVVVLEEYEHAKARGAKIYAEVIGYGLSGDAYHVTAPHPEGSGAYRSMAMALRKAGVEPKDIDYINAHGTSTPLGDELELGAVRRLFGDAINDVSMSSTKSAIGHLLGGAGAVESIFCILALRDQIVPPTLNLDNPSESCQGVDLVPHTAKKREVRAVLNNSFGFGGTNASLVMRKID; encoded by the coding sequence ATGCGTCGCGTCGTCGTTACCGGACTTGGTCTTGTCACCCCGCTGGGTGCCGATGTTGAGACCACCTGGGCCAATATCCTCGCCGGCAAGAGCGGCGCTGGGCCGATCACCAAGTTCGATGCCTCGGACCAGAAATGCCGTATCGCCTGCGAAGTGAAGCCGGCCGATCATGAATATGGCTTCGACGCCAGCAAGCGCGTCGACCACAAGGTCCAGCGTCAGGTCGATCCCTTCATTGTCTTCGGCATCGATGCCGCGGGCCAGGCGATCGAAGACGCCGGTCTTGCCGACATGGATGAGGAAACCCGCCTCATGGCCGGCTGCTCGATCGGTTCGGGCATCGGCGGCCTGCCGGGCATCGAAAGCGAATCGCTCGTGTTGGCCGAGAAGGGCCCGAGCCGCGTCTCGCCGCACTTCGTCCACGGCCGCCTGATCAACCTGATCTCGGGTCAGGTCTCGATCAAGTACGGCCTGATGGGCCCGAACCACGCGGTCGTCACTGCCTGCTCGACCGGTGCCCATTCGATCGGCGACGCGGCGCGCATGATCAAGGACGGCGATGCCAACATCATGCTGGCGGGCGGCGCGGAAAGCACCATCTGTCCGATCGGCATTGCCGGCTTTGCGCAGGCCCGCGCGCTCTCGACCAATTTCAACGACGATCCGAGCAAGGCCAGCCGCCCTTACGATCAGGCCCGCGACGGCTTCGTCATGGGTGAGGGCGCTGGCGTCGTCGTGCTCGAGGAGTACGAGCACGCCAAGGCCCGCGGTGCCAAGATCTATGCAGAAGTGATCGGCTACGGCCTTTCGGGCGACGCCTACCACGTCACCGCGCCGCATCCCGAAGGCTCGGGCGCATACCGCTCGATGGCGATGGCGCTGCGCAAGGCAGGCGTCGAGCCCAAGGACATCGACTACATCAATGCCCACGGCACCTCGACCCCGCTTGGCGACGAGCTCGAACTTGGCGCGGTGCGCCGCCTCTTCGGCGATGCCATCAACGATGTCTCGATGAGCTCGACCAAGTCGGCGATCGGGCACCTGCTTGGCGGTGCTGGTGCGGTGGAATCGATCTTCTGCATCCTCGCACTGCGCGACCAGATCGTGCCGCCGACCCTCAACCTCGATAACCCGAGCGAGAGCTGCCAGGGCGTCGACCTTGTGCCGCACACCGCGAAGAAGCGCGAAGTGCGCGCCGTGCTCAACAACAGCTTCGGGTTCGGCGGTACCAACGCCAGCCTGGTGATGCGCAAGATCGACTGA
- a CDS encoding acyl carrier protein, with translation MSDTADRVKKIVVEHLGVEADKVTEEASFIDDLGADSLDIVELVMAFEEEFGVEIPDDAAEKISTVSDAIKYIEENKG, from the coding sequence ATGAGCGATACCGCCGATCGGGTTAAGAAGATCGTCGTTGAGCACCTCGGCGTCGAAGCCGACAAGGTGACCGAAGAAGCAAGCTTCATCGACGATCTGGGCGCAGACAGCCTCGACATCGTCGAGCTGGTCATGGCCTTCGAAGAAGAGTTCGGCGTTGAGATCCCGGACGATGCTGCTGAAAAGATCAGCACCGTTTCCGATGCGATCAAGTACATCGAAGAAAACAAGGGCTGA